CGGCAGGTATTGGGGCGCTTTGGGTAAATCGTGCAGCGACGACTTTTCTGATCGAGAAAAATGCAATCGTCGTTGGCCAGCCGCGCCAGCGTGAAGATTTCGCTTTTGAAATTAAAATGATCGATAAGCCCCTGCTTGCGCAATCGTTTGGCGATCTCCTTGGCCGGTTCGTCAACCTCGAAGGCATCGACCAGCTCCATACGCACCAGATCCTCAATGGTCACTTCCACCGGCAGGCTGCAACAAACGCCCAGGCAATCGT
This DNA window, taken from Syntrophotalea carbinolica DSM 2380, encodes the following:
- a CDS encoding YkgJ family cysteine cluster protein, which produces MRHHARQGCHVDMPSTWVKYRKGLCNDCLGVCCSLPVEVTIEDLVRMELVDAFEVDEPAKEIAKRLRKQGLIDHFNFKSEIFTLARLANDDCIFLDQKSRRCTIYPKRPNTCRNHPQVGPRPGYCAYQCKS